In Betaproteobacteria bacterium, the following proteins share a genomic window:
- a CDS encoding class I SAM-dependent methyltransferase — MSGARFRDHFSSHAAEYARARPGYPAELFACLAALVPSRRLAWDCATGNGQVAVDLAPHFDRVIATDASAEQIAHAFPHEGVDYRVEPAEATSLAAGSVDLVTVGQALHWFDLDRFHAEARRVLKPDGLIVAWCYGHCTVAADIDALVNDFYRRLVGPFWPPERHHIESGYRTLSFPFTPVSLPAFGMRAEWTADELLAYLGTWSATKRFEAHHGRDPRDEIAEPLVNAWGSRHLRRRIEWPLSFLAGRHR; from the coding sequence ATGAGCGGTGCCCGGTTCAGGGATCACTTCTCGTCACATGCTGCGGAGTACGCGCGAGCGCGCCCCGGCTATCCGGCAGAACTCTTCGCGTGCCTCGCTGCGCTCGTGCCGTCACGACGGTTGGCATGGGACTGCGCGACAGGCAATGGGCAGGTGGCGGTCGACCTCGCGCCGCATTTCGACCGGGTGATCGCCACCGATGCGAGCGCCGAGCAGATCGCGCACGCCTTTCCGCACGAAGGTGTGGACTATCGTGTGGAGCCGGCCGAGGCCACGTCACTCGCTGCCGGGAGCGTCGATCTCGTTACCGTTGGCCAGGCGCTGCACTGGTTCGACCTCGACCGTTTCCATGCGGAGGCGCGGCGTGTGCTGAAACCGGACGGGCTCATCGTTGCCTGGTGTTACGGGCACTGCACGGTCGCAGCCGACATCGACGCGCTGGTGAATGATTTCTACAGACGGCTGGTCGGCCCGTTCTGGCCCCCCGAGCGGCACCACATCGAGTCGGGTTACCGCACGCTGTCGTTTCCCTTCACGCCCGTCTCGTTGCCCGCCTTTGGGATGCGTGCGGAATGGACCGCGGACGAGTTGCTGGCGTACCTCGGCACCTGGTCGGCGACCAAGCGCTTCGAGGCGCATCACGGCAGGGATCCGCGCGACGAAATCGCCGAGCCCCTCGTCAACGCATGGGGTTCTCGTCACCTGCGGCGGCGCATAGAATGGCCGCTCTCGTTTCTCGCAGGAAGGCACCGCTAG